One part of the Amaranthus tricolor cultivar Red isolate AtriRed21 chromosome 16, ASM2621246v1, whole genome shotgun sequence genome encodes these proteins:
- the LOC130802869 gene encoding aquaporin TIP4-1 has translation MGKITLGTSREATQPDCIKALVVEFICTFLFVFAGVGSAMAADKGGASPILGLLFVGTTHAFVVAAMVAAGFSISGAHLNPAVTLGLAVGGHITVVRSFLYWIIQLLASSLASFSLNYVTGGMVTPIHSLAKGVDPIQGLVMEVILTFSLIFTIYTTLVDPKKGPLQTQGILLTGLVVGANIFAGGLFSGASMNPARSFGPALVSGNWTDHWIYWVGPLIGGGLGGLICDNFFIFNSHIPLSRDDEAF, from the exons ATGGGGAAAATAACTTTAGGAACAAGCCGAGAGGCAACACAGCCAGACTGTATCAAAGCTCTGGTTGTTGAATTTATCTGCACTTTCCTCTTTGTTTTTGCTGGAGTTGGATCTGCCATGGCTGCTG ATAAAGGAGGAGCGAGTCCAATACTAGGATTGTTGTTCGTAGGAACAACACATGCTTTTGTAGTGGCAGCAATGGTAGCAGCTGGATTCAGCATATCAGGAGCTCATTTGAACCCAGCAGTCACACTTGGCCTAGCAGTTGGTGGTCACATTACAGTTGTCAGATCTTTTCTTTATTGGATTATCCAATTACTTGCTTCTTCTCTTGCTTCCTTCTCTCTCAACTACGTCACCGGTGGGATG GTGACTCCAATCCATAGTCTTGCAAAAGGAGTGGACCCTATCCAAGGATTGGTGATGGAAGTGATACTAACATTTTCACTTATCTTCACAATTTACACTACTTTAGTGGACCCGAAGAAAGGCCCACTTCAAACCCAAGGAATATTACTAACTGGGCTTGTAGTTGGGGCCAACATCTTTGCTGGTGGGCTTTTCTCTGGGGCATCAATGAACCCAGCTAGGTCTTTTGGACCAGCTTTAGTAAGTGGCAATTGGACTGATCATTGGATCTATTGGGTTGGCCCACTCATTGGTGGAGGTCTTGGTGGGCTCATTTGTGATAACTTCTTCATTTTCAACTCTCATATTCCTCTTTCAAGAGATGATGAAGCTTTCTAA